The sequence ATGAACAAAGGTAGCCGGGTAAAGGAGGGGAATGAgagaggtttttttcctgttgtttATAGCAATGATTAATACATTATCAGGTTTATTAGTCCATAAGGTAATGTCTGTTGAAAAACTGAACAGTAACTATTTCTGTTCTGCCACTCTCGTCGTGGATATTTACACCAGTCTCAACACTAGCTTACAACCTGGAAAATTATTCAAAATATTCATAATTCCCACGCCTTCTGAAATGGTACAATCCAACACGGCTGAAATGTAGTCCTTTTCCAAAGATTTATATCAGGTCCCTGCTGATTTTTTGATGTGAAATCACCCTTTGAAACCCACCAAGATCAGGAGAGATACAAAGAAAGTGTGGGTCGGGGCACTTCTCGATTTCAGGCCCCAAATTTTCATCACGGGAACCAACCTGTATACTTCCCAGCCAGTGTGACAATAGCGCCCTCTTCACCCGGCCGCCGGTGGTACACCATTTCACCCCCTAGAACCAACCGCGAAGTCACGCTCTGCAGGAAGTGTGCAACAACAATGACTGGAAGGGAAGGAAACACAGCGTCTGCCATTCGGCAAGGAGACCGAACCATTTCCCACCCCATTGACCATCACTGTGTTGCAAAATGGCAGACAGGAAATGGTCAACCTCCCAAAACACAGCTGCTAAGAGCTTCAGAAATCCTCCAGGGTATAGTTTGCACTAGAACAGGTTGGTTTGTTAGGAGGGGGATCTAAAGTGGGAGACCTCCCAGCTCTTGGCTCAGCAGAAATTTGGGCAACCGAGTGACTTCACAGCATACCTTCCAGTCATGTAACCCAAAGAGATTGCACATGCCTCTGGGATGCTCTAGCAAGTTTTGGGGGATCGCTTGAGCAGCCCAGCAACATATGAGGTCACTTCCGGTGACACAACCGGAAATGAATTACGACATCGTGTGATGCCCAGCCCTGTCCCCAGAAGTTCCCAAGGGTTGCTGGCCcttgactggcaaccctatctattaGTCTACTGGAAGTGGGcgagagttcagtagcacctagaagactaacaaaatttgtggtagggtttgagcttttgtgagtcatagctctcttcttcagatacaattagAATATGAGGGGCATtttaaggacagatggactcacattctagctgtacctgaagaaatgagctgtggctcacaaaagctcataccctaccacaaattttgttagtcttataggtgccactggactcttgctcttttctactgctacagacagactaacacggccacccatcttgatctatcttcttgATCTATCTACAGGAAGTGTGAGGATTAGGGCAGGTCACCACAGTGGCTCTTTAGTGACAAGCCCCTAGGCTGCTCAGAGGTTATGCTACCACCTGCTCATCCCAAACTGTCTTTGCTATACATCGCACGTTAGTCAAGGGGGTACATGGTGCTCTCTCCCCATGTGACAGTTGCTAAATTACATTGGAGGCGTGATGCTCCATCTTTCTCTAAGCCATACAGTCGTCATGGTGATCCACCCCCTTTCAGAGGCAGTTGCTAGGTTACATACAGCCTGTCCCATTCTTAGCAACGGTTGCTAGGTTACACAGGGGCTGGGATACAGACGTATTTTATGAGGCTATAGAACTCTTTCGCCCTCTAGTGATGGTTTTTGGGTAGCAGCTGCGGTATTGTCACTGCCACAGTTTCAGGCAATCCAGGCCTACATACCATTTTACAGTGACAGGGTCCTGGCTTTTGAGGGCATCAGTTGCCCAACTACATGCAACTTTTCTGCTCTGCATCTCCAGCAAGGATGCCAATGTCCTCATTTGCACCATGGAGTCACTGTAATTACACTAGAGTAGCATCGCCCACCTAACAGCATCCCTGTTGAAAATCAGAGTGGCTCCCTCACCAGCAGGCAGAGAAAATCTCACAGGGTTTATAGCCACATAGATAGTGAAGAAGCATGTAACAGAGCTCTTGTACATGGTGGGGTGCTATCATGTACCAAACAGGACATGATGCCATGCCACAGAGCTCAAATACCAGAAACCAGGCAGGGCAGGACAGCTTTCCCACCATACCCACCTGCTTTTCTCTTGCCCTCTATAAGCCTTAACAACTGGGAACTGGAGAATGAAGCAAAAGATGTGACCGCATCCCCAAGAGTCACATGGCAGCACTCACCTGACTCGCTGATCAAGTCCGGGTTGCCCAATGTCAAGGTGGCTGTGTAGTCATCGCCCCGGAATTCAGCATCAAACTGCCAAGTCACAAACCTGGACTGCTGAGTCTGGAACAAAcagaggaaggggaagagaagCTGGCTCGGGAAGGAAGCAAGATTCGCACCAGGAGCTGGCTGGCTCACTCTTTTGGCCACGGATGGCTTGCCAAGCGAAGAACACAGCTGAATTGTCAGCCTGAAAAAAACGGTCAAGATCCTGTCTTGGGAGCGCCTGCCATCCATATGGACACTCACCCAGGGCAGATGTGGCATTTACCTGGAAGACCGCCTTCGTCCGGATCCGCTCTGCCAGTAGGAAGAGTACCTGAGCATTGAGACTTCCAGCAGTATTAATATCACCGATGAGGGTCGGAAAAGCCTATGGTggaagcaggaaggaaggaaagctagGAAAGGGAAGCCTAGGTAAAGAGCTGCTCCTGCTTTGAACTGACCACTCTAGAAAGCCTATAAGCAATGCATGTGCCCTGCACTATCTCAGAAGTATTTCTTGCACAAGAGGTGAACAGCATGCTATTGGGACAGGAGGGGTAGGGCAAAGAGAACCGAGAGCCTAAGGAGACAGAATGAGGGGGCAGAACagactataccacttcagactacTGCAAAAGAATTAAGCTCCCCCACATTAATAATGCCCTATAAATGAAAAAACTGTGACAGCGAGTGAGGGGCTAGGCTGGAAACATTCttcctgagagctgctgtagcatagtggttgggttgcaaatcagcactctgctggttcgacttctgctactgccatgagctctgaaggtggccttgggtcagtcactcctctcagccccagctcccccagctgtagtgtggggtaataacaacactgactttgttcggtGCTTTGcgtgtggcactaatctatccagaaagGCGGTATatgagcacactgttgttgttgttattcctaaaatcctcatttttaaaaaaatttgcagGGCATTTTCACATGAAGGAATCACACCTGgggtctgaagtggtacagcccattctACCATCTCATCCGCTGCATGGTTACTTCAGTGTCAGATGCATACTTTGTACATTCTCAGAAGCATCTTTACCATTACAATTGGGGCAATTGCTGTGAACATTCCACAGCACAGCAATAGAAGTATTGCTTTCAATAATCCTAGTGTACTATCTACGgcaattttatcccaccctttctccaagaacTTTAGGACTTCTCAGTTCTCACTGGTTCTCGCTTCCCCATTTTAGACTCTCAGCAATCTGTTGAGGAAATATGGCTGAAAGATGGAGACTGGCTTAAGGCCATCCAGTGACCTTTACGGCAGAGGGAAGATTAGTACTCAGGGTTGTCATCCCCTGccctagttggggggggggttctaattCAAGAAGAAGGTAGACCCCCCCTCAGTTATGCATACATACCATAAATCTACCTTAACAAATGTGCCACAAGCACACAAAAAAGCCAGAAAAATATGCAGAGTTAATAACTGTCTACTTCgattaaaataaacaaactggAATTTTAAATTTCTAAATATTTCTATTGTCTTTTACTCCGGCACAAATAAGTGATTGAGTACTGGGAGTTTAACACAAGGGAAAGATGAAAAAGGAGCCCAAGATAACAACTAAGTAGGCCCGGCCCACTCTGAACCCCTGACCTGAAACTTTAACCCTTAAACCAGTACTGGCTCGCACACAGCTGACCCAGCAAGGCACGTACAAAGATGCAAACTCAACACTTGCCTGCTGTGAAAAACACCCAATCTTATTTCAAATTCTCTCTATGTACCACCCCTGCTGCCAATGAAACTATCGGCCTCTCACCTCTGTGGGGCTGCTTTGCTGATCCCCAACATACGTGGCATTCAGGTGGTAATTGGACTGTCCAATTGTGCTCATATGGATTGTGTGGGACACCTGGAGAGAGAGAACCAGGTTAAAGGGACGGCTCAAAAAGCTGAGGCGATGCAGTCTcttaccaggaaaaaaagagcatTTTccaatagagttgccagtcccccgctggggacagggaatccccctctcccaccctctgcccccacttatctggccagtgggggaaaaggcaggggaacgcacctcctgggtgCGCACTCCTGGGCAGCGCAGTGTGCACccacgcttcacagtgggccaatttgggtcccaaagaggccgaatcaggcctgtttgaggcctcaattggcccactgtgaagcgcaggagtgctccaaggccctcctggcagcgctcccacactcctcagctggccaaatcaggcctgtttgggcctgaAATCGGCTCACTGCAaatcacaggagcactccagggtcgaacgcgccaccccagcagcgctcctgcgcttcacagtgggccaatttaggccccaaatgggccgaaatcGCCCAGAGGATGAGGGGGCCGAACAACCCTATTTGCCAACCATTTCAGAAAGAGTACCACAATTCACAGGACAAAAAAAGAAGAGGCACTTCAGAGAGTACAACCCAAATCAGTAGACGCAGGGCCTTGTGGAGTTGGTTGTCAGGAGACGGCAAGAGGACCAACGCCTGCACATTTCAAGTCTAGTTTTGCCCATGCTGACTGAAAATAAGTGAGGAGCATGGATCCTGGGAAGGCCAAGAGAACGCAAAAACCTTTTTGCTGGACACAGCTAAACTAGTTTCCTTTCTCTTTAAATAAGTAGGACATACATTCCAGGAACGCAAACAACCAAACTGCCTGTCAGAATTCACTGTCCCTCTCTCCCCATTAACCAACCCATACCAAAGCCTAATAAATCAGCCAATTTCTCCACAACATAGTTTAAAAATCTCGCCgccgccccccacacacagtaTGAAGAACAGTAACAAGAACACAGACCTGAAAATGGCTACTGAGGGCTTTATTAATAATCAGCTTGACTCCTTCCATCTGCTGGGGGAAGACTTCTAGAACGAGGGGGGAAACAGCAAAGTTAAGTTCAATCACATATAAAGAAGGCTATCACACTTTACGCCGAGTGTACTTTGCAAAATTTGGATTGAGTTGTTGCTGCAATAAGACTGTATTATACAAAATAAAGAGGTTTTTATTCCCCTCTCGGCAAAGAAGCTGATGACAGGCAGGAACAAAGGGAATGGGAAGCAAAGGGAAGcttctatatttaaaaaaaaatgaggactAGAAAATTAAATTCTTTTTTGGTGTGGGGTGGTGTCTCACTTGACAGCATACTTTCTGCTCTTTCACagaggacccaaatcttgcaggCAGGATTTTTGTGCCTTTAACAATTGAAATGaaatcatgccctcaagtcatagttgacttatggcaacccctggtgtggttttcatggcaagagactaacagaggtggtttgtcattgcctggctctgcaacccttgtctccccttgaaagtctcccatccaattactaaccaaggctgaccctgcttagcttcagagatctgacaagatcaggcacacctgggctatccacatcAGGGCACCTTTAACAATTAACAAgtagaaattcaacaggtaaaTCTTCCACCCAGCCTGGCAACACTGTGGTAAGAAAGGAACTCTTCTGCAGCTTTTCATAGGCTGTTATTTCAGTTTCTTCTAATAAAGAGTCTTGAGGCACAAAAAACTTATTGCGGCTTAAACGTTTGTGGGCCAACATCCACTTCAGCAGATACAGAACCACAGATACAGCTCTCTTACATGTGATGAAGGGGAATTTGGCCCacagaaacttttcccacactaaATCCATCCACTAGTAAAGCAACACTAGACCAACACAGCTTATTCCTATGGTCTAAATTTAAGCAACACAAGAAGCTattttatattgaatcagatcttTGGTCCATCAAAAACAATACTTGACAACAGCTCCCCAGGGAGGGGCCTTCTACATCATAAGaatcacctgctggatcagatcagtgatcCACTTAATCCAGTATCTTGcctcacagtggccaactagttactctggagggccaacaacatgtCATAGAGGCCCTCCCCTCTtcttgcctcctggcactggtattctgTTAACTGCCTCTGAaaggtggaggttccctttagtaacACTGGCTAGTAGCCACCAATATACCTATCTTCAATGA is a genomic window of Eublepharis macularius isolate TG4126 chromosome 1, MPM_Emac_v1.0, whole genome shotgun sequence containing:
- the TOMM40L gene encoding mitochondrial import receptor subunit TOM40B isoform X1 translates to MGNVLYPVPVLRRGPRREEPLANPGSFDELHRKCKEVFPQQMEGVKLIINKALSSHFQVSHTIHMSTIGQSNYHLNATYVGDQQSSPTEAFPTLIGDINTAGSLNAQVLFLLAERIRTKAVFQTQQSRFVTWQFDAEFRGDDYTATLTLGNPDLISESVIVVAHFLQSVTSRLVLGGEMVYHRRPGEEGAIVTLAGKYTALKWVATLNLGYGGAHASYYHRANDQIQVGVEFEANTRLQDTSFAFGYQLTLPQANMLFRGFLDSNWCVGAVLEKKLPPLPVTLALGAFLNHWKNRFHCGFSIIVG